The genomic segment CCCATCTTTTGGTTATACATTGAACATTAATCACAGAACTGAAATGCAACAACAATTCATGTGTAAATCCAAGAAGCCCGCCAGTAACATTTTCCAAACCAGATAGGGAATTTTCAAAATTGATCACCAGACTATTTTGCGCCAAAAACTGTAGAGTAATAACATTTTATCTAGCAAAAGGCGTGCTTCTATGCAAGTTGATTTTTTGAATAATATCACATCAGATAAGAAAAGGCAAAAAAGATAGGTACCCATCTGTGCACATGCAACTAAAGCGGGTTAAGTCTTGTCAAATGGATATAAAActgtaaaaagaaaaggatatttTCATAAAGTGTCAAAATGACACAAGGTAGCGAAGGTTTTTTTATTTCGCTGCAGATGAGTGGAAGTTTCATAAAATCCAATCTTAGACAAGTAATTGAAAATGAGACCAACCGATTTTCATTTCTTTCCTCTACAATTTGGAGGGAAAACTTCAATACAAGTCAAATGAAATAAGTCCAAACTTAGACAACAAGAGTATCAATTAGTTCCCTACCCTTTGTTTCTAGTGAGAAGAGCATAATACTGGCCGCTGATAAAACTAGAACTGCTTCAAAAGCTATGATTGCAGCCATTTGATGGCACCCTCTTATCAATTGCACGGCAACGACAGGAGAAAGCATGGCCCCTATTCTTCCTACAGAACTTGCTACTCCAATACCAGTTGACCTTACAGACGTTGGATATATCTGCATAGAAGACATTAAAGTGATAAATTAAAGTCTCAACAGGAGGCCGGAGGTTTTGAGCAGCGTTTGTTTCTAATGAGCCAATGGCCCTAAAATTCAGCATCATAACTTTAGCAGTTAACAATTAAAGATGCATCTCGGAAGGTTACTCTGCATTAAAATCAGAAAACCAATAATCAACATGTGTAGCAGTTGACAACATGTATTAGTAGACTCCCCAAACGCAATCCCTACACCCCTTAGCCAATAGAAAATTGGTGAAGAGGCCAAGACAAGGCTTCATGAAAGGATGTCAAACAGAGGCCTTTACCTCATAATTTACATTTTCTCTTCACTGATTAAGAACTAGAAAACGCAAATGATTTCACATGAACTAGATCCATTACACTATTATCTGTTTAagaatatacatacacacactcaCATTTCAACCTTGGTAGGAATGCTTGATCAATTTGGAGCTTCATCATCATTTGTCAAATTAGAACTCTCTTCTAGTTCAACAAGATAGTCGTTAAACATATGAACCAACaactaataagaaaaagagagtTGCAGTCCTAATTTGCTAATATCTCCACTCTTTTTTCGAATTAGGTACATGCATCTGGCTTGAGAGTTAGGTAGTTCCAAATATACACCACTGTGTATGTTAGAAGCCTAAGAACGTCATTTTTAGCTTCTTCAATCAAATGAAACATAATCATGAGATCTTCAAGTCAACTTTCTTATATATGCATTAAGTTTGACTGGATGGAAATGGGAATGAGTTTTCATGTCTAGAAATTGCGCGATGACAAGGAATGATGGTTACCTCTCGACAATAGACACCCACAATGACGAGGCTTCCCGAAATGAAAGTACGGGCACCAAATAGCAAGGCAGTAGTCAAAGCAGGTAGTTCAGGTGTAAGAAGCGGTAAAAGGAATAGGAAGTTTAAAGCACACGTAAGTGCCATACTTAATTTTCGACCAACTTTCTCCACCATTATAGCTGCTAAAAGAGTTCCCGGGATCTCTGAGAGACCAAAATAGGATAGCTTAGATCTTAGAACTAataattatttgattaattGAGGCGAATATAGCAAAAGTAAAGGAAAATTGTTTTACCTGCAAAACTATTGATGAGCACATTTGTATAAAGGCTCTGATCATCTTTCATGCTCAAAGCAATTGACGAATGTTGACATCGTCCACTGCTAAACAGAGAGGTCAGCAATATAATGCCGTAATATGAGAAGGAATTACCAATATAAACCACCCATATGAGGAGGGTATTTCTAAGTAATGTGGGGGACAAAAGCATTAGTAGTGATGAGAAGCCTGATTTAAGATTTGGGACTTTGATTTTCCCAGGAGACAGTAATTCCTCAGTGAGTTGAGAAGAGACAAGCTTTCTAGGGGGAAGTTGCGTCTTATTGACCACAgctattttcttcaaaatatcaCATGCGTCTTTTGTTCTACCTACGGCACATAGATATCTAGGAGATTCTACTGTAAATACAAATAACAATAGTGCTGCAAATGATGGCATGGATGATAAAGCCAGTAACCACCTCCAACCCAATCTTGGCATAATCATCTGCAACATAAACAATGAGAATGTTATAAGTTCTTCAATGTTACGTGAGGCATGTGTTGATAGAGGCACACAATAGTATTATATGAGATTATGGAAGAATTTCGACAACAACTAACAACAATTACAGTTTCGTTTGTATGGCAATATCTGAGGGGTCAATAACattatcataacttacttgagATCACATGGTCCTAAAAGTTGAGAAAAATGTTTTACAGCACGAAAAATGGGTAGTAAATGTGCTGGCTAAGATTAGTCATTAGTCCTACATGATTGCAGGAGAGAACTGCAAACGAGTTCTGTTCCACCAACTGTTTCTGTTATTCGATGTGGAAATAGAAGATTATCACACAAATGCAGGCGGTACTATTTGGAGGCACGATATAATGGAAGATCAACAAGGAAGAAGACATCAAGAAAAGCTAATGACACAACTAAAAGACATCTAAGAAATTAAATTAGAAAAGGCTAGAAGATAATTCCACATGCTGCTAATCCAAGCACTGCACACAGTGCTAGTTGCTCTAGAATGAAAGGTAAGTGTGGATTTAAGCTAAACATGGTTTCATTACAGGCCAaataatcaaaagaaatcaTGAGAAAAGGATGTACCAGTGCCAATAAAGCCTCAAGAATTGTTCCAATTGTCCAAAAACCTGTACAGATAATAGTCCACATGCCTCTGTTTTGCGAAggcacaaattcaagaaaccaagATCCATATACAGGTCCACCACTTACTCCAAATCCAACCATCATACG from the Lycium ferocissimum isolate CSIRO_LF1 chromosome 11, AGI_CSIRO_Lferr_CH_V1, whole genome shotgun sequence genome contains:
- the LOC132036991 gene encoding organic cation/carnitine transporter 7-like translates to MAQQEEEDGPVYTLDEALTSVGIGKFQYMVMCYAGLGHIAEAAETMILSFIGPALRSQWELSPTQESLMTTIVFAGMLVGAIFWGFVSDTYGRRKGLLSIAIVTALSAALSTFSPNYNWLLAVRMMVGFGVSGGPVYGSWFLEFVPSQNRGMWTIICTGFWTIGTILEALLALMIMPRLGWRWLLALSSMPSFAALLLFVFTVESPRYLCAVGRTKDACDILKKIAVVNKTQLPPRKLVSSQLTEELLSPGKIKVPNLKSGFSSLLMLLSPTLLRNTLLIWVVYIGNSFSYYGIILLTSLFSSGRCQHSSIALSMKDDQSLYTNVLINSFAEIPGTLLAAIMVEKVGRKLSMALTCALNFLFLLPLLTPELPALTTALLFGARTFISGSLVIVGVYCREIYPTSVRSTGIGVASSVGRIGAMLSPVVAVQLIRGCHQMAAIIAFEAVLVLSAASIMLFSLETKGRELIDTLVV